The genomic stretch GTAGTGTCTGTAGAACAAAAAATAATATACAAAATGATAAGAACTCTAAAAGAGGTAGAATGTAACTGTTTTGGCTAACTCAACCGCTGGTTCGTTCAACATTTTATTGAGATTTGGTAATCTAAAGGCAAGAAAGGAGGATTTCCCTATGGATCAGATTAAAATCGGAAAATTTATTGCTTCTTGCCGAAAGGAGAAAAATCTGACACAGGCTCAACTTGCCGAGAAATTAGGAATTACAGACAGAGCGGTATCAAAATGGGAGACAGCGAAAAGTATGCCAGATACCGGATTAATGCCAGAACTATGTGAGCTTCTTGGAATAAGTGTTAACGAGCTAATCAGTGGGGAAAAGTTAAATCTTATGGAAGATTACAGAAAAAATGCAGAATCAAATTTGCTGGCACTCAAAGAAATGGAGGAGAGCAAAAATAGAGAGCTTTTAAAGCTGGAATGGGTTATTGGGTATATGGGAACAATACCATATTTGATTTTGATACTCACAGCAAGTTTCGGCAACGTATCGACTATCATTCGTGCTATTTTGATTGGATTGGCTATTGTCCTCTTTATACCGGCCATATATTTTTCCCTAAAACTGGAGCGTGATGCAGGATATTATGAATGCCAACATTGCCATGAGCGATATGTGCCTACTTTAAAACAGGTAGTGTTTGCACCACATAACGGAAGAAAACGCTATATGAAATGCCCAAAATGTGGGAAAAGGACTTATCAAATAAAAGTGCTGACGAAATAATAAAAAATTCAATTAATCATGAACTACTAGCTATCAATATAGTTAGTAGTTTTTTTATACATTAAACTGATAGTTAATAATTGGTCTTTTACAAATAATATAGCGAAAGCAGTATCTTTAATTATAAACTTTATTTTGTCTCTTTTGAAGTAAACCTTCTGGTCCAAAGGCCTATCTTTTACACCAGCTGCGAACCAGGTTCTTGTCTGTAAGCCCAAACCGTTTGCATTTTATATCCACCTTCGCCATTCAGATAAGCTTGTACTACTTTCAATTTTTCTTCAAATATGATTTTTGCCATAAAAATATCCCGAAAAGTAAGAGTTTCAGGTCTGACTTTTTGGGGTCTGTACAAGCTATTGCTTTTTGTTTTGTAAATTTCGGATCTCTGAAGGTGTCATTTGGAATTTCTGAGCAAATACTTTCCGGAATAATTTATAATTGGTAAATCCATGAAGTTCCGGGTTTTGTTTATTATGATTAAAAAAGAGCAGGTCCTTCTCTCAGTTATCCGGCAATATTTGGAAAAAACATGAATATTATTATGCTTTTTGCTAATATATCACAAGAAACAAAATGACAGCAATAGTATAATAGACTTATCAAAAAATATTTAGGAAGAATCAATATTGCGGCAAGTAGATCAATCGATCAATAAAAAATAACAGAATAGCAAAAAAACAAAGGCTTAAGAGGATTCGTCTGCTTAAGCCTTGTTTTTTTCTAGGCAAAAGAAGTACTGTGTATTATAATGAGAGTCAGAAATGGGGAAGGTTTATGTATCGTGTGATTCTTGTTGATGATGAATTTTTAGTCCGTGAGGCAGTAAAGGAAACCATGGACTGGGGCAGCAGGGGATTTGAACTAAGGGGGTGTTTTCAGCATGGGGAGGATGCCATGGATTACATCCGTGATAATCCGGTAGAGGTAGTTCTGACGGATATCTGTATGCCTTATATGGATGGCCTGGAATTAAGCCGCCTGATTTCCAGGGAATACCCGCATATCTGTGTGGTCATATTAAGCGGTTATGATAATTTTGAATATGCCAAACAGGCCTTAAAATATCGGGTAAGAGAGTATATTCTGAAGCCTTTTTCTCTTGAAGAGCTGGGACAGGCCCTTGACGGCATCCGCGAAAAGCTGGATCAGGAAAGCCGGGAAAGAAGAAGGTTGCTTAAGAATAGAGAGGTTTTAAAGTCAAAGCTTCTGATGCGCCTGATCTGCGGGAACAGTTCTGCTGCCGAACTGGAGGCAGAGCTTAAATCCTATGGCATTGCCCTTCGTGGATCTAAGTGTATGGTTGCTGTCGGGGATGCGGAAATCAGGGGAGAGGATAAGGAGTCAGCAGAACTTTTGTGCTTTGCTGTTTATAATATTGCAGCTGAGATCATTGGAAGATCAGGGATTGGGTATGTGATTCAGAAGCTGGATCACCAGCTGGTTTTTCTGCTGTTGGGGAACTTTCATGAACGATGGGGGGAAAAGGCAGAAAAACTGTTTCAAATGATCTCAGATAGCGTTAAAAATTGTATGGGTATCAGGCTTACCATTGGAATCGGAAGTCCTGTAAACAGTACGGCGCAGCTTTATCTGTCTTATGAGGAGGCAGAGGATATGCTGGAATACCGCTACAGCCAGGAGGCAGGAGCCATTCTGTACAGGGAAAGGGCTGAGAAAGCGGCTGTTTTCGAAGAATGGGAAAAACTGCAGGAGGATTTACTTAACGCGGTCAGGGAAGGAGAAAAAAAGAAAGCAGGAGTGGCTCTTTTCAGCCTCTGCCTGCGGATACAGGAATCCTTTTTAAAAAAGGACCGTGCCAAAAGCATCATCATTCATACGCTCTCTGAGGCCAGATCCATGCTGGAGGTAATGGGTATGGAAGGCTTTGAGGCGTATGAGCAGGTAAATAAATATATCTCGCAAATAGACGGAAAAAAGTCACTGGAGGAAGAACGGACGGCTTTGGAGGCAATTTTCGGAGGACTTGTAGATGCAGTGGCAGAGGTAAAGGATAGGAAGGGGAATGAGCGGGCGGTACTAGCCGTAGATTATATAAGGAGCCACTATGGCGAAAGCTCTTTAAACCTTCAGTCCATATGCAGCTACCTGGCTATGAGTCCCAGCCGTTTCAGCGCCATGTTCCGGGAATGTATCGGAAAAAGCTTCGTAGAGGTATTAAGTGATACCCGCATGGAAAAGGCCAGAGAACTCCTGGAAACTACCAGCTTAAAAACGTATCAGGTAGCCGAGAAGACCGGGTTCGGAGATCCCCATTATTTCAGTCTTGCCTTTAAGAAGGCAACCGGAAAGACGCCTACAGAATATGCAAAGGAAAAGAGGAGATAAATGAGGTTCCGTTTTCAATTTAAAAGCATCCGCTCCGGCATGCTGATCTGCTTCCTTCCCATCATCCTTTCCGCCCTGCTTCTGATCTACGGCTTTTCCTTCCGGTATACCGAAAAAAATGTCCTAAACAATTCCGTAAACGGCACCATGCAGCTGATTGAGCAGGCTAACCATAACATCGATTCCTATCTTGATTATATGGAGAATATATCCTATCTGATGTCAGGCGATAAGGATCTGCTGCGGTATTTGTTTTCGGAAAGGGATCCGATCCGCAGGGAAGAGCTAAGAAGCAGCGTACTGGAACGTTTTCGGCTGGTAAGGGAAACACGGGATGATATTTACAATATTGGCGCCATGGCCGGTCCGAACAATATCCTGATAAATGACGGAACCCAGACTTTAAATCCTTATGCGGATATTCTTCACGAAGCCTGGTACCGGGACGCTTTGGAGGCCGGTAAAGGGATGACGGTTCTTTCATCCTCCCGGGTGCAGAACATCATCACGGACGAATACCCCTGGGTAGTGACCTTGAGCAGTCCCTTAAGGTACCCGGGCAGCACGAAAAATCAGGGGGTTTTCTTTATTGATTTAAATTACAAGGCCATTGAGGAGCAGTGCGAACGAATCGATCTGGGGGCAAGAGGATATGTATTTATTCTGGACAAAAAGGGGAACATTCTCTACCACCCCAAGCAGCAGTTGATCTACAGCGGCTTAAAGGAAGAACAGATGAAAGAAGTGCTTGAGTGCAGGGAGGAATATTTCTTAAGCGGCAAGGGCATGCAGCAGAAACTCTATACCATAACTGCGTCCCAAAAAACAGGATGGACGGTAGTGGGAGTGGCCTATACTTCAGAACTTTTAAAGAACCGTTCCCAGACCCAGCTGATTTATACTCTGGTTACCCTTCTGCTGTGCCTGGTTCTGGCCGCAGCCGTGACAATTCTTTCCCGCAGAATAACAAAGCCCATGATTCTCCTGCAGGATTCCATGAAAAGGGTGGAAAAAGGAAAATTTGAACAGGTGGATCTAGCCCGAATTCCTGACCATGAAATCAGGACCTTAGGAAAAGCCTTTAACATGATGGCAGATGAGATTCAGAAGCTGATGGCGGAAAACATCCGGGAACAGGAGGAAAAACGCAGGAATGAAATGAAGGCCCTGCTGTCTCAGATTAATCCCCATTTTCTCTACAACACCCTGGATTCCATTGTGTGGATGGCCGAAGCCGGAAAGAACCGTGAAGTGGTCCATATGACCATGGCCTTAGCCAG from Lacrimispora sphenoides JCM 1415 encodes the following:
- a CDS encoding helix-turn-helix domain-containing protein; this encodes MDQIKIGKFIASCRKEKNLTQAQLAEKLGITDRAVSKWETAKSMPDTGLMPELCELLGISVNELISGEKLNLMEDYRKNAESNLLALKEMEESKNRELLKLEWVIGYMGTIPYLILILTASFGNVSTIIRAILIGLAIVLFIPAIYFSLKLERDAGYYECQHCHERYVPTLKQVVFAPHNGRKRYMKCPKCGKRTYQIKVLTK
- a CDS encoding response regulator encodes the protein MYRVILVDDEFLVREAVKETMDWGSRGFELRGCFQHGEDAMDYIRDNPVEVVLTDICMPYMDGLELSRLISREYPHICVVILSGYDNFEYAKQALKYRVREYILKPFSLEELGQALDGIREKLDQESRERRRLLKNREVLKSKLLMRLICGNSSAAELEAELKSYGIALRGSKCMVAVGDAEIRGEDKESAELLCFAVYNIAAEIIGRSGIGYVIQKLDHQLVFLLLGNFHERWGEKAEKLFQMISDSVKNCMGIRLTIGIGSPVNSTAQLYLSYEEAEDMLEYRYSQEAGAILYRERAEKAAVFEEWEKLQEDLLNAVREGEKKKAGVALFSLCLRIQESFLKKDRAKSIIIHTLSEARSMLEVMGMEGFEAYEQVNKYISQIDGKKSLEEERTALEAIFGGLVDAVAEVKDRKGNERAVLAVDYIRSHYGESSLNLQSICSYLAMSPSRFSAMFRECIGKSFVEVLSDTRMEKARELLETTSLKTYQVAEKTGFGDPHYFSLAFKKATGKTPTEYAKEKRR
- a CDS encoding cache domain-containing sensor histidine kinase, which gives rise to MRFRFQFKSIRSGMLICFLPIILSALLLIYGFSFRYTEKNVLNNSVNGTMQLIEQANHNIDSYLDYMENISYLMSGDKDLLRYLFSERDPIRREELRSSVLERFRLVRETRDDIYNIGAMAGPNNILINDGTQTLNPYADILHEAWYRDALEAGKGMTVLSSSRVQNIITDEYPWVVTLSSPLRYPGSTKNQGVFFIDLNYKAIEEQCERIDLGARGYVFILDKKGNILYHPKQQLIYSGLKEEQMKEVLECREEYFLSGKGMQQKLYTITASQKTGWTVVGVAYTSELLKNRSQTQLIYTLVTLLLCLVLAAAVTILSRRITKPMILLQDSMKRVEKGKFEQVDLARIPDHEIRTLGKAFNMMADEIQKLMAENIREQEEKRRNEMKALLSQINPHFLYNTLDSIVWMAEAGKNREVVHMTMALARLLRRSISSDQELFTIRQETDYVKNYLDIQQMRYKDKLDYEMVIDEAILEKPVIRLVLQPLAENAIYHGIKYKDGRGLIRIEAYPEGRDIILKVTDNGKGMTEEQMKSIFQKHKVNYERNGVGVYNVQTRLKLYYGREYGLCYESCPGGGTAAIVRIPDMEGGGEGEKEHGI